In the Streptomyces formicae genome, one interval contains:
- a CDS encoding aldo/keto reductase has product MPFARLAAATTPTAHLGLGLAAVGRPGYLTLDREVDLPPSRSVEALRERTFELLDAAYASGVRYLDVARSYGRSEEFLADWLHARPDIRDVVVGSKWGYTYTAAWRTDVEGPHEVKDHSAAAYARQRAETAEQLGDRLDLYQIHSVTPESPALTDRELHARLGELAAEGVTVGLSVSGPRQAAAIRAALDVSVDGQPLFRTVQATYNLFETSAGPALAEAHDAGLTVLVKEGMANGRLAAAHAPAALREVADETGLGCDAVALAAVLRQPWAGVVLSGAATPVQLVSNLHAAAVDLDDEQVTRLAGLVEEPVAYWERRGRLPWH; this is encoded by the coding sequence ATGCCCTTCGCCCGGCTGGCCGCAGCCACCACCCCGACCGCGCACCTGGGGCTCGGTCTCGCCGCCGTCGGCAGGCCCGGCTACCTCACCCTCGACCGCGAGGTGGACCTGCCGCCGTCCCGCAGCGTCGAGGCGCTGCGCGAACGCACCTTCGAACTCCTCGACGCCGCCTACGCCTCGGGGGTCCGTTACCTCGACGTGGCCCGTTCCTACGGGCGTTCCGAGGAGTTCCTCGCCGACTGGCTGCACGCCAGGCCCGACATCCGCGACGTCGTCGTCGGCAGCAAGTGGGGCTACACGTACACCGCGGCCTGGCGCACCGACGTCGAGGGCCCGCACGAGGTCAAGGACCACAGCGCGGCCGCGTACGCCCGCCAGCGCGCCGAGACCGCCGAGCAGCTCGGCGACCGGCTCGACCTCTACCAGATCCACTCCGTGACCCCCGAGAGCCCGGCGCTCACGGACAGGGAACTCCACGCCAGGCTCGGCGAGCTGGCGGCGGAGGGCGTGACGGTCGGGCTCTCCGTGAGCGGCCCTCGGCAGGCGGCCGCGATCCGTGCCGCGCTCGACGTGAGCGTCGACGGGCAGCCGCTCTTCCGTACGGTCCAGGCCACCTACAACCTCTTCGAGACCTCGGCGGGCCCCGCGCTCGCGGAGGCGCACGACGCGGGCCTGACCGTGCTGGTCAAGGAGGGCATGGCCAACGGCAGGCTGGCCGCCGCGCACGCGCCCGCCGCGCTGCGCGAGGTCGCCGACGAGACCGGGCTCGGCTGCGACGCGGTGGCGCTCGCCGCGGTGCTGCGACAGCCGTGGGCGGGCGTCGTGCTGTCCGGCGCGGCCACCCCGGTCCAGCTCGTGTCGAACCTGCACGCCGCGGCGGTCGACCTGGACGACGAGCAGGTGACGCGCCTCGCGGGGCTCGTGGAGGAGCCCGTCGCGTACTGGGAGCGGCGCGGCCGACTGCCCTGGCACTGA
- a CDS encoding bile acid:sodium symporter family protein, whose translation MQPEQTIPSQSEGPGSADKAARRAVTVFPVLVLAAGALGLLVPDTFEGWGTNVPYLLGVVMFCMGLTMTPLDFQGVVKRPWAVALGLVAHYVIMPGLGWLIAHALGLSPQLAAGVILVGCAPSGTASNVVTYLARGDVALSVSVATVSTVLAPLVTPPLTLLLAGEYLPVDAGSMVTDILKTVLLPVLAGLVVRFLFGRYVDRVLGVLPWLSALTIAAIVAIVVAGSAAAIKSAAALVFLAVFLHNGLGLALGYGAGKLARLGPPASRAMAFEVGMQNSGLAASLATAHFSPLAALPSAVFSVWHNVSGALVAAWMARRNSSPSGV comes from the coding sequence GTGCAACCCGAACAGACGATCCCCAGCCAGAGCGAGGGCCCCGGCTCCGCCGACAAGGCGGCCCGCCGTGCCGTCACCGTCTTCCCCGTCCTCGTCCTCGCCGCGGGCGCGCTCGGACTCCTGGTGCCCGACACCTTCGAAGGCTGGGGCACCAACGTCCCGTACCTGCTGGGCGTGGTGATGTTCTGCATGGGTCTCACCATGACCCCGCTGGACTTCCAGGGCGTGGTCAAGCGGCCCTGGGCCGTCGCGCTCGGGCTCGTCGCGCACTACGTGATCATGCCGGGGCTCGGCTGGCTGATCGCCCACGCGCTCGGGCTCTCCCCTCAGTTGGCGGCCGGTGTGATCCTGGTGGGCTGCGCGCCGAGCGGCACCGCGTCCAACGTCGTGACCTATCTGGCCCGCGGCGACGTGGCGCTCTCCGTGTCCGTGGCCACCGTCTCGACGGTCCTCGCGCCGCTGGTCACCCCGCCGCTCACGCTGCTGCTCGCGGGCGAGTACCTGCCCGTGGACGCGGGCTCGATGGTCACCGACATCCTCAAGACCGTGCTGCTCCCGGTGCTCGCGGGGCTTGTGGTGCGGTTCCTCTTCGGACGGTACGTCGACCGGGTGCTCGGCGTGCTGCCGTGGCTGTCCGCGCTGACCATCGCCGCCATCGTGGCGATCGTCGTCGCGGGCAGTGCCGCGGCCATCAAGTCGGCCGCGGCACTGGTGTTCCTCGCGGTGTTCCTGCACAACGGGCTCGGCCTCGCGCTCGGCTACGGCGCGGGCAAGCTGGCCCGGCTCGGCCCTCCGGCGTCGCGGGCGATGGCCTTCGAGGTCGGCATGCAGAACTCGGGCCTCGCGGCGTCGTTGGCCACGGCGCACTTCAGTCCCCTGGCCGCGCTGCCATCGGCGGTGTTCTCCGTGTGGCACAACGTGTCGGGGGCGCTCGTGGCAGCGTGGATGGCGCGGAGGAATTCAAGCCCGTCCGGCGTTTGA
- a CDS encoding glycerophosphodiester phosphodiesterase, producing MATQESGQQQPGTSRGRRAVLGAAILGAGTAVVGLPGVARADERHGGGHGGHGGYKDLPVPTIVAHRGTSGYRPEHTLGSYQLALDMGAHVIEQDVVPTKDGHLVCRHENDITATTDVSAHPEFASRKTTKAVDGVSLTGWFTEDFTLAELKTLRAKERIPGTRQHNTLYDGRWDVPTLEEVLKWADKQGRRRGRPVWLHIETKHPTYFRKLGLGLEEPLAKLLRRYGRHKKNSANFLQSFEPSSIQRLAKLVSAPRVVLLSSANSRPWDFVEAGDPRTVADLIKPAGLTWMAGYAQGIGPTLDLVIPKKPDGSLGTPTTLVKDAHAAGLILHPYTMRNENTFLPTNFRKGTDPNAYGDAFGAFKAYFATGIDGLFSDNCDTALLAREDFVNG from the coding sequence ATGGCGACGCAGGAGTCGGGTCAGCAGCAGCCGGGGACGAGCCGGGGGCGGCGAGCGGTACTGGGGGCGGCGATCCTCGGCGCGGGCACCGCCGTGGTCGGGCTGCCCGGCGTGGCGAGAGCCGATGAGCGACACGGCGGCGGACACGGCGGGCACGGCGGCTACAAGGACCTGCCGGTGCCCACGATCGTCGCGCACCGGGGGACCAGCGGTTACCGGCCCGAGCACACGCTCGGCTCGTACCAGCTCGCCCTCGACATGGGCGCGCATGTCATCGAGCAGGACGTCGTACCCACCAAGGACGGCCATCTCGTATGCCGTCACGAGAACGACATCACCGCGACGACCGACGTCTCCGCGCACCCCGAGTTCGCGTCCCGCAAGACCACCAAGGCGGTGGACGGGGTCTCGCTCACCGGCTGGTTCACCGAGGACTTCACGCTCGCCGAGCTGAAGACGCTGCGCGCCAAGGAGCGCATCCCCGGCACCCGCCAGCACAACACCCTCTACGACGGCCGCTGGGACGTGCCCACCCTCGAAGAGGTCCTCAAGTGGGCCGACAAGCAGGGCCGCAGGCGCGGCAGGCCGGTCTGGCTGCACATCGAGACCAAGCACCCCACGTACTTCCGCAAGCTGGGCCTCGGCCTGGAGGAGCCGCTCGCCAAGCTGCTGCGCCGCTACGGACGGCACAAGAAGAACTCGGCCAACTTCCTGCAGTCCTTCGAGCCCAGCAGCATCCAGCGCCTGGCCAAGCTGGTCTCCGCGCCGCGCGTGGTGCTCCTGTCCAGCGCGAACTCCCGGCCCTGGGACTTCGTCGAGGCGGGCGACCCGCGCACCGTCGCCGACCTCATCAAGCCCGCGGGCCTGACGTGGATGGCCGGGTACGCGCAGGGCATCGGCCCCACCCTCGACCTGGTCATCCCCAAGAAGCCGGACGGCAGCCTCGGCACCCCGACCACCCTCGTCAAGGACGCGCACGCGGCGGGCCTCATCCTGCACCCGTACACGATGCGCAACGAGAACACCTTCCTGCCGACCAACTTCAGGAAGGGCACCGACCCGAACGCCTACGGCGACGCCTTCGGCGCCTTCAAGGCCTACTTCGCGACGGGCATCGACGGGCTCTTCTCCGACAACTGCGACACCGCGCTGCTGGCCCGCGAGGACTTCGTCAACGGCTGA
- a CDS encoding RNA polymerase sigma factor, translating to MTYDLVPTLIPTLRPLLAAEASAEAFGSGTDPGDLEQDVWLLLLERLESEGPPADPALWVRGAVQAEARRSRRTAQHEVAYATEPADEGERGPEQRALTADRHRTLHAAVRRLPGRCPRIMAALLSPEDLTYREIAGELGMSQGSLGPERSRCLGCLRRMLAAEVAAPEPWGKER from the coding sequence ATGACCTACGACCTCGTCCCCACGCTCATCCCCACCTTGCGTCCGCTGCTCGCCGCCGAGGCGTCCGCGGAGGCGTTCGGCTCGGGCACCGACCCCGGCGACCTCGAACAGGACGTCTGGCTGCTGCTTTTGGAGCGCCTGGAGTCCGAGGGACCGCCCGCCGACCCTGCGCTGTGGGTGCGCGGCGCGGTCCAGGCCGAGGCCCGCCGCAGTCGGCGCACGGCGCAGCACGAGGTGGCGTACGCGACCGAGCCGGCCGACGAGGGCGAGCGCGGACCCGAGCAGCGCGCCCTGACCGCCGACCGGCACCGCACCCTGCACGCCGCGGTGCGCAGGCTGCCGGGCCGCTGCCCCCGCATCATGGCCGCGCTGCTGTCCCCCGAGGACCTCACCTACCGGGAGATCGCGGGGGAGTTGGGAATGTCACAGGGCAGCCTGGGGCCGGAACGTTCCCGATGTCTGGGATGCCTGCGCAGAATGCTCGCGGCGGAGGTTGCGGCTCCTGAACCCTGGGGAAAGGAGCGATAG
- a CDS encoding L,D-transpeptidase family protein produces the protein MRSRAAALASTALLALGTAPGTGSSTGSSTPLPERMADTGGGGQLITAEAARTGSTTGTVTWWDRRGGRWAEAGSAPARFGAKGLVAGGSRKQGTNTTPTGLYGLPYAFGISARPTGAAYPYRRVTPDSWWCQDNRSRAYNRWTEPRPADCRAAESEHLGTYDPQYAHALVVGFNYDRPVRGRGAGIFLHVNGRGATAGCVSVPREAMRRILRWAEPGRHPHIAIGTESGPTALTRY, from the coding sequence ATGCGCTCACGAGCCGCCGCTCTCGCCTCCACCGCCCTGCTCGCCCTCGGCACCGCGCCCGGTACGGGAAGCAGCACCGGCAGCAGCACCCCGCTGCCCGAACGGATGGCCGACACCGGCGGCGGGGGCCAGCTCATCACCGCCGAGGCCGCGCGCACCGGCTCCACCACGGGCACCGTCACGTGGTGGGACCGGCGCGGCGGCCGCTGGGCCGAGGCCGGCTCGGCGCCCGCGCGGTTCGGTGCGAAGGGCCTGGTGGCGGGCGGCTCGCGCAAGCAGGGGACGAACACGACGCCGACGGGCCTGTACGGACTCCCCTACGCCTTCGGCATCAGCGCGCGGCCGACCGGGGCGGCCTACCCGTACCGCCGCGTGACGCCTGATTCCTGGTGGTGCCAGGACAACCGGTCGCGCGCCTACAACCGCTGGACCGAGCCGCGCCCCGCCGACTGCCGCGCCGCCGAGTCGGAGCACCTCGGCACGTACGACCCGCAGTACGCGCACGCCCTGGTGGTCGGCTTCAACTACGACCGGCCCGTGCGCGGGCGCGGCGCGGGGATCTTCCTGCACGTCAACGGTCGCGGGGCGACGGCCGGTTGCGTGTCGGTGCCCAGGGAGGCGATGCGGCGCATCCTGCGGTGGGCGGAGCCCGGGCGGCACCCGCACATCGCGATCGGCACGGAGTCGGGGCCGACGGCGCTCACGCGCTACTGA
- a CDS encoding argininosuccinate synthase, with product MTERVVLAYSGGLDTSVAIGWIAEETGAEVVAVAVDVGQGGEDLDVIRKRALACGAVEAEVADAKDEFAEEYCLPAIRANALYMDRYPLVSALSRPTIVKHLVAAARKHGAGTVAHGCTGKGNDQVRFEAGIAALGPDLKCIAPVRDYAMTRDKAIAFCEAENLPIATTKKSPYSIDQNVFGRAVETGFLEDIWNAPIEDVYEYTADPAEPRPADEVVISFEAGVPVAIDGRPVTALQAIQQLNGRAGAQGVGRIDMVEDRLVGIKSREVYEAPGAIALITAHQELENVTVERELARYKRQVEQRWGELVYDGLWFSPLKRALDGFIDEANQHVTGDIRMTLHGGRAVVTGRRSSESLYDFHLATYDSGDTFDQSKAQGFIDIFGLSSKIAARRDLA from the coding sequence GTGACCGAGCGCGTCGTACTCGCCTACTCGGGCGGCCTTGACACCTCCGTCGCGATCGGCTGGATCGCCGAGGAGACGGGCGCCGAGGTCGTCGCCGTCGCCGTGGACGTCGGCCAGGGCGGCGAGGACCTGGACGTCATCCGCAAGCGCGCGCTCGCCTGCGGTGCCGTGGAGGCCGAGGTCGCCGACGCCAAGGACGAGTTCGCCGAGGAGTACTGCCTCCCCGCGATCCGGGCCAACGCCCTCTACATGGACCGCTATCCGCTGGTCTCCGCCCTCTCGCGGCCCACGATCGTCAAGCACCTGGTGGCCGCGGCGCGCAAGCACGGCGCGGGAACCGTGGCCCACGGCTGCACCGGCAAGGGCAACGACCAGGTGCGGTTCGAGGCGGGCATCGCCGCGCTCGGCCCCGACCTGAAGTGCATCGCCCCGGTCCGTGACTACGCGATGACCCGGGACAAGGCCATCGCCTTCTGCGAGGCCGAGAACCTCCCGATCGCGACCACCAAGAAGTCCCCGTACTCCATCGACCAGAACGTCTTCGGACGGGCCGTCGAGACGGGCTTCCTCGAGGACATCTGGAACGCGCCGATCGAGGACGTCTACGAGTACACCGCCGACCCCGCGGAGCCGCGCCCGGCCGACGAGGTCGTCATCTCCTTCGAGGCGGGCGTCCCGGTCGCGATCGACGGGCGGCCCGTCACCGCCCTGCAAGCGATCCAGCAGCTCAACGGGCGGGCGGGCGCGCAGGGCGTCGGCCGGATCGACATGGTCGAGGACCGCCTCGTCGGCATCAAGTCCCGTGAGGTGTACGAGGCGCCGGGCGCGATCGCGCTCATCACCGCGCACCAGGAGCTCGAGAACGTCACCGTCGAGCGCGAACTCGCCCGCTACAAGCGGCAGGTCGAGCAGCGCTGGGGCGAACTGGTCTACGACGGCCTGTGGTTCTCGCCCCTCAAGCGGGCCCTCGACGGCTTCATCGACGAGGCCAACCAGCACGTCACCGGCGACATCCGGATGACCCTGCACGGCGGCCGCGCCGTGGTCACCGGACGTCGGTCCAGTGAGTCCCTCTACGACTTCCACCTCGCCACCTACGACTCGGGCGATACGTTCGACCAGTCCAAGGCGCAGGGCTTCATCGACATCTTCGGCCTCTCGTCGAAGATCGCGGCGCGGCGGGACCTCGCGTAA
- the argH gene encoding argininosuccinate lyase: protein MSSNNGGDVRLWGARFADGPAEALARLSASVHFDWRLAPYDIAGSRAHARVLHKAGLLTDDELTRMLAGLDQLEADVADGSFVGTVADEDVHTALERGLLERLGAELGGKLRAGRSRNDQVATLFRMYLRDHARIIGGLIADLQGALVGLAEAHPDVAMPGRTHLQHAQPVLFAHHVLAHVQPLARDAERLRQWDERTAVSPYGSGALAGSSLGLDPEAVAADLGFEHGSVGNSIDGTASRDFVAEFAFITAMIGVNLSRIAEEIIIWNTKEFSFVTLHDAFSTGSSIMPQKKNPDIAELARGKSGRLIGNLTGLLATLKALPLAYNRDLQEDKEPVFDSCDQLEVLLPAFTGMMATLTVHRERMEELAPAGFSLATDIAEWLVKQGVPFRVAHEVAGSCVKECEAHGIELDQLTDEQFAKISEHLTPEVRTVLNVPGALAARSGRGGTAPSAVAAQLAEVKADLAVQQAWAEAKK, encoded by the coding sequence GTGAGCAGCAACAACGGCGGTGACGTCCGGCTCTGGGGCGCACGGTTCGCCGACGGTCCCGCAGAGGCCCTCGCGCGGCTTTCCGCCTCGGTCCACTTCGACTGGCGCCTCGCGCCGTACGACATCGCGGGGTCCCGTGCCCACGCGCGCGTGCTGCACAAGGCGGGACTGCTCACCGACGACGAGCTGACCCGCATGCTGGCCGGACTCGACCAACTGGAGGCCGACGTCGCCGACGGGTCGTTCGTCGGCACGGTCGCCGACGAGGACGTGCACACCGCCCTGGAGCGCGGCCTCCTGGAGCGGCTCGGCGCCGAACTCGGCGGCAAGCTGCGCGCCGGACGGTCGCGCAACGACCAGGTGGCGACGCTCTTTAGGATGTACCTGCGCGACCACGCGCGGATCATCGGCGGTCTGATCGCCGACCTCCAGGGCGCCCTCGTCGGCCTCGCCGAGGCGCACCCGGACGTCGCCATGCCGGGGCGTACGCACCTTCAGCACGCCCAGCCCGTGCTCTTCGCGCACCACGTCCTCGCGCACGTCCAGCCCCTGGCGCGGGACGCCGAGCGGCTGCGGCAGTGGGACGAGCGGACGGCCGTCTCGCCCTACGGCTCGGGCGCGCTCGCGGGCAGCAGCCTCGGTCTCGACCCGGAGGCGGTCGCCGCCGACCTCGGCTTCGAGCACGGCAGCGTGGGCAACTCGATCGACGGGACCGCCTCGCGGGACTTCGTCGCCGAGTTCGCCTTCATCACCGCGATGATCGGCGTGAACCTCTCCCGGATCGCCGAGGAGATCATCATCTGGAACACGAAGGAGTTCTCCTTCGTCACCCTCCACGACGCCTTCTCGACCGGCTCGTCGATCATGCCGCAGAAGAAGAATCCGGACATCGCCGAGCTCGCGCGCGGCAAGTCGGGCCGCCTCATCGGCAACCTCACCGGGCTGCTCGCGACCCTCAAGGCGCTGCCGCTCGCGTACAACCGCGACCTCCAGGAGGACAAGGAGCCGGTCTTCGACTCCTGCGACCAGCTGGAGGTCCTGCTGCCCGCCTTCACCGGCATGATGGCGACGCTGACCGTCCACCGCGAGCGCATGGAGGAGCTGGCCCCCGCCGGGTTCTCGCTCGCCACCGACATCGCCGAGTGGCTGGTCAAGCAGGGCGTGCCGTTCCGCGTCGCGCACGAGGTCGCGGGCAGTTGCGTCAAGGAGTGCGAGGCGCACGGCATCGAGCTCGACCAGCTCACCGACGAGCAGTTCGCCAAGATCTCCGAGCACCTCACCCCCGAGGTGCGGACCGTCCTGAACGTGCCGGGCGCGCTGGCCGCGCGCAGCGGCCGCGGCGGCACCGCGCCCTCCGCGGTCGCCGCCCAGCTCGCCGAGGTCAAGGCGGATCTGGCCGTCCAGCAGGCGTGGGCGGAGGCCAAGAAGTAG
- a CDS encoding TetR/AcrR family transcriptional regulator, with the protein MSVDRDQVLRSAAALLTRKATSTMDEVARAAGISRATLHRHFAGRDALVLALEELGLQECEAALERARLGEDSAQDALRRLVREVEPAAGLLAFLVTENQLFEGDAQNEGWARLDSHISALFRRGQENGEFRIDLTPVWLTEALYGLIGSGAWAVLDGRVAAKDFSYMIAELLIGGAQRRVEA; encoded by the coding sequence ATGTCAGTCGATCGCGACCAGGTCCTGCGCAGCGCGGCGGCCCTGCTCACCCGAAAAGCCACCTCCACCATGGATGAGGTGGCCCGCGCCGCGGGCATCAGCAGGGCCACCCTGCACCGCCACTTCGCGGGCCGCGACGCCCTCGTCCTGGCCCTCGAAGAGCTCGGGCTCCAGGAGTGCGAAGCCGCTCTCGAACGGGCCAGGCTCGGCGAGGACAGCGCCCAGGACGCCCTGCGCCGCCTGGTGAGGGAGGTCGAGCCCGCCGCGGGCCTGCTCGCCTTCCTCGTCACCGAGAACCAGCTCTTCGAGGGCGACGCGCAGAACGAGGGCTGGGCCCGCCTGGACTCCCACATCAGCGCGCTCTTCCGGCGCGGCCAGGAGAACGGCGAGTTCCGCATCGACCTGACCCCGGTCTGGCTCACCGAGGCGCTCTACGGGCTCATCGGCTCGGGCGCCTGGGCCGTCCTCGACGGCCGCGTGGCGGCCAAGGACTTCTCGTACATGATCGCCGAGCTGCTGATCGGCGGCGCACAGCGGAGAGTGGAAGCATGA
- a CDS encoding MFS transporter, protein MTSTQQRTAEADVERGPGRWLALAVLVLAVLLVAVDATVLGLATPFLSEDLKPSGTQLLWIGDVYSFVIAGLLVSMGSLGDRIGRKKLLLTGAVAFGAVSVLNAYATSPEMMILARALLGVAGATLMPSTLALIRNIFHDPKERSLAVGIWGAAASAGAAVGPVVGGFLLEHFWWGSVFLINLPVMAVLVLVGIKLLPESRDPNPGPWDLVSVGLSLVGMVAVVYAVKEAAVHGFRWDIVAAGALGIGALFWFVRRQLTLKSPLLDMRLFHHKGFSGAVLADLLTILGLSGLVFFLSQFLQLVQVRSPLEAGLIELPAAVGAVGAGLTAGIVARKASVRSAVSGGLAAVGLALAACMAIGADTGVVALGCALFLGGLGAGLAFTVTADVILSSVPKEQAGAASAVSETAYELGAALGIALLGTVVTGIYRGFTTPDGVPADAAAAAHDSLGGAVEAAATLPQAQSDAMLSAARDAFTDGFQTAAGVGSAVLFATAVAAWFLLKGQKLEDGIQH, encoded by the coding sequence ATGACCAGCACCCAACAGCGGACCGCCGAGGCGGATGTCGAGCGCGGCCCCGGGCGCTGGCTCGCCCTCGCCGTACTCGTGCTCGCCGTACTCCTGGTCGCCGTGGACGCGACCGTGCTCGGCCTCGCGACGCCCTTCCTCAGCGAGGACCTCAAGCCGTCCGGCACCCAGCTCCTGTGGATCGGCGACGTCTACTCCTTCGTCATCGCGGGCCTCCTGGTGTCGATGGGCAGCCTCGGTGACCGCATCGGCCGCAAGAAGCTGCTGCTCACCGGAGCCGTCGCGTTCGGCGCCGTCTCGGTCCTGAACGCGTACGCCACGAGCCCGGAGATGATGATCCTGGCGCGGGCACTGCTCGGCGTCGCGGGCGCGACGCTGATGCCGTCCACGCTCGCCCTGATCCGCAACATCTTCCACGACCCCAAGGAACGCAGCCTCGCCGTCGGCATCTGGGGCGCCGCGGCCTCCGCGGGCGCGGCGGTCGGCCCGGTGGTCGGCGGCTTCCTGCTCGAACACTTCTGGTGGGGCTCGGTCTTCCTGATCAACCTGCCCGTGATGGCGGTGCTCGTCCTCGTCGGCATCAAGCTGCTGCCCGAGTCCCGCGACCCGAACCCGGGCCCCTGGGACCTGGTCAGCGTCGGCCTCTCGCTCGTCGGCATGGTCGCGGTCGTCTACGCCGTGAAGGAAGCGGCGGTGCACGGCTTCCGCTGGGACATCGTGGCGGCGGGCGCCCTCGGCATAGGCGCCCTGTTCTGGTTCGTACGACGCCAGTTGACGCTGAAGTCGCCGCTCCTGGACATGCGCCTCTTCCACCACAAGGGCTTCTCCGGCGCGGTACTCGCCGACCTGCTGACCATCCTCGGCCTGTCCGGACTCGTCTTCTTCCTCTCCCAGTTCCTGCAACTGGTCCAGGTGCGTTCGCCGTTGGAGGCGGGCCTGATCGAACTGCCCGCGGCCGTCGGCGCGGTGGGCGCGGGCCTCACGGCGGGGATTGTGGCCCGCAAGGCGTCGGTGCGCAGCGCGGTCTCCGGCGGCCTCGCCGCGGTCGGCCTCGCGCTCGCGGCATGCATGGCGATCGGCGCGGACACCGGGGTGGTGGCCCTGGGCTGCGCGCTGTTCCTCGGCGGCCTCGGCGCGGGCCTCGCCTTCACCGTCACCGCCGACGTGATCCTCTCCAGCGTCCCCAAGGAGCAGGCGGGCGCGGCGTCCGCGGTCTCCGAGACGGCGTACGAACTGGGCGCCGCGCTCGGCATCGCCCTGCTCGGCACGGTGGTCACCGGCATCTACCGGGGCTTCACCACTCCGGACGGCGTCCCCGCGGACGCGGCGGCGGCGGCGCACGATTCGCTCGGCGGGGCGGTGGAAGCCGCGGCGACGCTTCCGCAGGCGCAGTCCGACGCGATGTTGTCCGCGGCGCGTGATGCGTTCACCGATGGGTTCCAGACCGCCGCGGGGGTCGGGTCCGCCGTTCTGTTCGCGACGGCCGTCGCGGCGTGGTTCCTCCTGAAGGGCCAGAAGCTGGAGGACGGCATCCAGCACTAG
- a CDS encoding pyridoxamine 5'-phosphate oxidase family protein gives MGKTYARIDGRLRTFIEAQPMFFTATAPLADDGTINLSPKGLKGSFVVLDEQTIAYLDFAGSNAETIAHLRENGRITVMWCAFQGPPNIVRVHGRGEPVFRDDPRFGDLLGHFPGIDPTPHGLRAIIVVTAELIRDTCGYAVPFMSYDEDRDLHGKRFAREDDASLSAYFAKKEYIAQSIDGLPGLPLPLPPRTV, from the coding sequence ATGGGAAAGACCTACGCACGCATAGACGGCAGACTCCGCACCTTCATCGAGGCGCAGCCGATGTTCTTCACGGCCACCGCGCCGCTCGCCGACGACGGCACGATCAACCTCTCCCCCAAGGGCCTCAAGGGCTCCTTCGTGGTGCTCGACGAACAGACCATCGCGTACCTGGACTTCGCGGGCAGCAACGCGGAGACCATCGCGCACCTGCGCGAGAACGGCCGCATCACGGTCATGTGGTGCGCGTTCCAGGGCCCTCCGAACATCGTCCGGGTGCACGGCCGCGGCGAGCCCGTCTTCCGTGACGACCCGCGCTTCGGGGACCTGCTCGGCCACTTCCCCGGCATCGACCCGACCCCGCACGGACTGCGCGCCATCATCGTCGTGACGGCCGAACTCATCCGTGACACCTGCGGATACGCGGTGCCCTTCATGTCGTACGACGAGGACCGCGATCTGCACGGCAAGCGGTTCGCGCGCGAGGACGACGCGTCGCTCAGCGCCTACTTCGCCAAGAAGGAGTACATCGCACAGAGCATCGACGGACTTCCCGGACTGCCGCTTCCGCTGCCTCCCCGTACCGTCTGA
- a CDS encoding lysophospholipid acyltransferase family protein yields the protein MTPEGPLSRLALIKAVLGPILRLMFRPRVEGAENIPGTGPVILAGNHLTFIDSMILPLVTNRPVFFIGKDEYVTGKGLKGRLMAWFFTGVGMIPVDRDGGRGGVAALMTGRRILDDGKVFGIYPEGTRSPDGRLYRGRTGIARLTLMTNAPVVPFAMIGTDKLQPGGKGLPRPGKVTVRFGEAMEFSRYDGMDRDRYVLRAVTDSVMTEVMRLSGQEYVDMYATKAKAA from the coding sequence TTGACACCGGAGGGCCCGTTGTCCCGTCTAGCGCTCATCAAGGCAGTGCTCGGACCGATCTTGCGCCTGATGTTCCGCCCACGGGTAGAAGGCGCCGAGAACATTCCGGGGACAGGTCCGGTGATCCTGGCCGGAAACCACCTGACGTTCATCGACTCGATGATCCTGCCGCTGGTGACCAACCGTCCGGTGTTCTTCATCGGCAAGGACGAGTACGTCACGGGCAAGGGCCTCAAGGGCCGCCTCATGGCGTGGTTCTTCACCGGCGTCGGCATGATCCCGGTGGACCGTGACGGCGGGCGCGGCGGTGTCGCCGCGCTGATGACCGGTCGGCGCATTCTCGACGACGGCAAGGTCTTCGGCATCTACCCGGAGGGCACGCGCTCCCCCGACGGGCGTCTGTACCGCGGCCGTACGGGCATCGCGCGGCTGACCCTGATGACGAACGCGCCCGTCGTCCCCTTCGCGATGATCGGCACGGACAAGCTCCAGCCCGGCGGCAAGGGGCTGCCTCGTCCCGGCAAGGTGACGGTGCGGTTTGGCGAGGCGATGGAGTTCTCCCGCTACGACGGGATGGACCGCGACCGGTACGTGCTGCGGGCCGTGACGGACTCCGTGATGACGGAGGTCATGCGGCTGTCCGGCCAGGAGTACGTCGACATGTACGCCACCAAGGCGAAGGCGGCTTAA